The following are encoded in a window of Picosynechococcus sp. PCC 7002 genomic DNA:
- the egtD gene encoding L-histidine N(alpha)-methyltransferase, producing MPSQNLTLNSFALDVHRGLSHYPKSLPCKYFYDAQGDALFQQIMTLDEYYLTRCEREIFLTQKQHILDLFYGDRQPFTLVELGAGDGSKTKILLDYFLSQAVDFIYAPVDISENILTHLTETIQADLPNLTIAPIQGDYFHTDFLDHDLSRRKILLFLGSTIGNLSDQETADFLQNITRNLDPGDLIMFGFDLMKDPQIILKAYDDSQGVTRAFNLNLLERINRELEGDFQLDHFQHCPIYHPLTGEAQSYLVSTCTQTVTLNKLSQSYIFEAWEAIHMETSRKYSRKQIKELAEQHHFRVLHTFSDQQKYYVNSVWQKLAD from the coding sequence ATGCCCAGTCAAAATTTAACCCTTAATTCCTTTGCTTTAGATGTCCACCGGGGCTTATCTCACTATCCTAAAAGTTTACCTTGTAAATATTTTTATGATGCCCAAGGTGATGCTTTATTTCAGCAAATTATGACCTTAGATGAATATTATTTAACCCGTTGTGAGCGGGAAATCTTTTTAACCCAAAAGCAACATATCCTAGACTTATTTTATGGCGATCGCCAACCGTTTACCCTGGTAGAATTAGGTGCTGGGGATGGTTCAAAAACCAAGATTTTACTTGATTACTTTCTAAGTCAAGCTGTTGATTTTATCTATGCCCCCGTCGATATTTCTGAAAATATTCTGACTCATTTAACAGAGACCATTCAGGCTGATTTACCCAATCTAACCATCGCCCCAATTCAAGGAGATTATTTTCATACCGATTTTCTGGATCATGATTTAAGTCGGCGCAAGATTTTATTATTCTTAGGTTCAACCATTGGTAATCTTTCAGACCAAGAAACCGCTGATTTTCTGCAAAATATTACCCGCAATCTTGATCCAGGCGACTTGATCATGTTTGGTTTTGACCTGATGAAAGATCCCCAAATTATCCTCAAAGCCTACGACGATAGCCAGGGAGTGACCCGTGCTTTTAACCTCAATTTACTCGAACGAATTAATCGAGAACTAGAGGGTGATTTTCAACTGGATCATTTTCAACATTGCCCCATTTATCATCCCCTCACCGGCGAGGCACAAAGTTATCTCGTTAGTACCTGTACCCAAACCGTTACTCTCAATAAACTGTCCCAGAGTTATATTTTTGAGGCATGGGAGGCGATTCACATGGAAACCTCCCGGAAATATTCCCGCAAGCAGATTAAGGAACTGGCGGAGCAGCATCACTTTCGGGTACTACATACTTTTTCAGATCAACAAAAATATTATGTAAATTCCGTTTGGCAGAAATTAGCAGATTAA
- a CDS encoding diguanylate cyclase domain-containing protein → MKARTKLLWRSVALTLAYAGIGLSTSYLAQGLSLSFPFWPAASLAIAIVLAHGYRYLPAIALGSVLVDGVLSDWHLPLALTLAAGSTLQIALAAWCGRRISGVTPALRHPKEILPFLIVMGPVCSLLGSSVGAYAQYFFGEITASQIPFSAFTWWAGDVLGIIVFTPATLMFLPTMQYQWQGRRTKVLFPSLLLMIMAAIAYDQIYAFETQRIRLELQECAQNMAYQFEKNLTRHTEALQGVESFILSSETVTASEFRTFTRHSLERLPGLSALSWNPLVLDAERQAFEAQQRLDPLIPDDFQITERLPNGELIPAQKRPSYAVVQFIEPFNEKHRIVQGFDIQSDPQRAAAVINSMETGQAYATEPLTLLQDTNGQRSILVLLPVNSQGESVRGFAVGVYRLDNLLAEVFSVGTCAQQQNLRVALLYTTESGQTLNLDQLDPPNPTAHRKADLGEIATTETEPITVPIRYWGRTWQLQIQPTEALIWAKKSYTPQLVLTIALILLLFNESFLLLVTAEELAERRQAVINSYQASHDPLTDLLNRRAFFATLEQARSEANSGLASHVLLFCDLDHFKPVNDTVGHNAGDVLLRDIAHLLAQQVRAEDQVARVGGDEFALLLRNCTLENGLSIAEAIVSVLKNYTFTWQQEIFQITISIGLILLTSESAPLPSVDDLMAQADQACYRAKRSGRNQVCVG, encoded by the coding sequence GTGAAGGCTCGAACAAAATTATTATGGCGCAGTGTTGCTCTGACATTAGCTTATGCAGGGATCGGCCTCAGCACAAGTTATCTCGCCCAGGGTTTAAGTCTATCTTTTCCCTTCTGGCCTGCGGCGAGCTTGGCGATCGCCATTGTTTTGGCCCATGGATACCGTTACCTACCGGCGATCGCTCTGGGGTCTGTACTAGTCGATGGGGTTTTAAGCGATTGGCATCTGCCTTTAGCGCTGACTTTAGCGGCTGGATCGACTTTGCAAATAGCCCTCGCAGCTTGGTGTGGCCGTCGCATCTCTGGGGTTACTCCCGCCCTGCGTCATCCCAAGGAAATTTTGCCTTTCTTGATTGTAATGGGGCCAGTTTGTAGTCTCCTGGGCAGTAGTGTGGGAGCCTACGCTCAATATTTTTTTGGGGAAATCACCGCTAGCCAAATTCCTTTTTCTGCCTTTACCTGGTGGGCTGGCGATGTTTTGGGAATCATTGTGTTTACCCCAGCAACTTTGATGTTTCTCCCCACGATGCAGTATCAGTGGCAGGGACGTCGCACAAAGGTACTTTTTCCGTCTCTCCTGTTGATGATTATGGCGGCGATCGCCTACGACCAAATTTACGCCTTTGAAACACAACGGATTCGCCTAGAGTTACAAGAATGTGCCCAAAATATGGCGTACCAATTCGAGAAAAATCTAACCCGCCATACCGAAGCCCTCCAAGGTGTTGAAAGTTTTATCCTCTCTAGCGAAACCGTTACAGCCAGCGAATTTCGCACCTTTACCCGCCACAGTTTAGAGCGCCTGCCGGGTTTATCTGCCCTCTCTTGGAATCCATTGGTCCTTGATGCAGAACGCCAAGCCTTCGAGGCCCAGCAACGGCTCGATCCCTTGATACCAGACGATTTTCAAATTACTGAACGGCTCCCCAATGGCGAACTAATTCCGGCCCAAAAACGGCCTTCCTACGCGGTCGTGCAGTTTATCGAACCCTTTAATGAAAAACATCGAATCGTCCAAGGCTTTGATATTCAATCGGATCCCCAACGGGCAGCGGCAGTTATCAACAGCATGGAAACCGGCCAAGCCTATGCCACAGAACCCCTGACCTTGCTCCAAGACACCAATGGACAACGGAGTATCCTCGTGCTGCTACCGGTCAATTCACAAGGAGAATCGGTGCGGGGGTTTGCGGTGGGTGTTTACCGCTTGGATAATCTCTTGGCGGAAGTTTTTTCAGTCGGCACCTGCGCCCAGCAACAAAATTTACGGGTGGCCTTGCTCTACACTACAGAATCGGGTCAGACCCTTAATCTTGACCAGTTAGATCCACCCAATCCAACGGCGCACCGCAAAGCGGATCTCGGAGAGATCGCCACCACCGAAACCGAGCCCATTACTGTACCCATTCGTTACTGGGGGCGCACTTGGCAACTCCAAATTCAGCCCACTGAAGCTTTAATTTGGGCTAAAAAATCCTACACACCTCAGTTGGTCTTAACCATTGCCCTTATTTTGTTATTATTCAACGAATCTTTCCTGTTATTGGTCACCGCCGAGGAATTAGCCGAGCGTCGCCAAGCAGTCATCAATAGCTACCAGGCCAGCCATGATCCGTTGACGGATTTGTTAAATCGGCGGGCCTTTTTTGCCACCTTAGAACAAGCCCGGAGTGAAGCAAATTCTGGTTTAGCCAGCCATGTATTGCTGTTTTGCGACCTGGATCATTTCAAGCCCGTCAATGACACCGTCGGTCACAATGCTGGCGATGTCCTCCTGCGGGATATTGCCCATTTACTTGCCCAACAGGTCCGCGCTGAAGACCAAGTTGCCCGGGTCGGGGGTGACGAATTTGCCCTGCTATTGCGGAATTGCACCCTAGAAAATGGTCTTTCCATTGCAGAGGCGATCGTCAGCGTTCTCAAAAACTACACGTTTACTTGGCAACAAGAAATCTTTCAGATCACGATCAGCATTGGTTTAATTTTGCTCACGTCAGAATCGGCTCCTTTGCCTTCCGTGGATGATTTGATGGCCCAGGCAGATCAGGCTTGTTACCGCGCCAAACGCAGTGGACGTAATCAAGTTTGTGTGGGTTAG
- the egtB gene encoding ergothioneine biosynthesis protein EgtB, whose amino-acid sequence MFASLLENYQKTRSLTLKLAEPLAPEDQVVQPVPYVSPPKWHLAHTTWFFETFVLQKNLKDYQAHHPQYAYLFNSYYEQAGERWGRSQRGFLSRPTVAEIIEYRHAVDQSLETLLLDIEAFDLPEQEQIYETITLGIHHEQQHQELLLYDLKYILGHNPLFPAYVTKSPLETQQTPHTSTSNPPQHYLEIPEGIYKIGHQGDSFYFDNERGRHQVFLHQYRILDRLITCGEYREFIESGGYQNPQYWLMEGWEWIQTENLTAPLYWHLDQSLEQQGWCHYTLHGYEALYWDAPVTHISFYEADAFARWAGKRLPTEFEWEVACNLSEPEIPQTANFLNSQQLHPQPRTQHSQQFYGDVWEWTSSPYCPYPYYEIPAGALGEYNGKFMVNQMVLRGGSCATLREHIRPTYRNFFHPQMRWQFSGLRLAEHC is encoded by the coding sequence ATGTTTGCTTCACTCCTTGAAAACTATCAAAAAACGCGATCGCTCACTCTTAAACTGGCCGAGCCACTCGCCCCAGAAGATCAGGTTGTTCAGCCTGTGCCCTACGTGAGCCCCCCTAAATGGCACCTCGCCCATACCACTTGGTTCTTTGAAACTTTTGTCCTCCAAAAAAACCTTAAAGATTACCAAGCTCATCATCCCCAATATGCCTATCTTTTCAATAGTTACTATGAACAGGCTGGAGAAAGATGGGGGCGATCGCAACGGGGTTTTTTATCACGGCCAACGGTCGCTGAAATTATCGAATACCGTCATGCTGTTGATCAATCTCTCGAAACATTATTACTGGATATCGAAGCGTTTGATTTGCCTGAACAGGAACAAATCTACGAAACAATTACCCTCGGTATCCACCACGAACAGCAACACCAAGAACTATTGTTATACGACTTAAAATATATTCTCGGTCATAATCCTTTGTTTCCGGCCTATGTAACCAAATCTCCTTTGGAGACCCAACAAACACCCCATACATCAACATCAAATCCACCACAACATTATTTAGAAATTCCTGAAGGTATCTATAAAATTGGCCATCAAGGTGACTCATTTTATTTTGATAATGAACGGGGGAGACATCAAGTTTTTTTGCATCAGTACCGCATCCTCGACCGTCTAATTACTTGCGGTGAATACCGAGAATTTATCGAATCTGGCGGCTATCAAAATCCCCAATATTGGCTCATGGAAGGTTGGGAATGGATCCAGACAGAAAACCTCACAGCTCCCCTATATTGGCACTTGGATCAGAGCCTAGAGCAGCAAGGTTGGTGCCACTACACATTGCATGGTTATGAAGCCCTCTATTGGGACGCTCCCGTCACCCACATTAGTTTCTACGAAGCGGATGCCTTTGCCCGGTGGGCCGGAAAACGTCTACCCACGGAATTCGAGTGGGAAGTGGCTTGCAATTTATCCGAACCTGAGATTCCTCAAACTGCTAATTTTTTGAATTCTCAGCAACTGCATCCCCAACCACGAACACAACACAGTCAACAATTTTATGGGGATGTTTGGGAATGGACCAGTAGTCCCTATTGTCCCTATCCGTACTATGAAATTCCGGCGGGTGCCCTAGGGGAATATAACGGTAAATTTATGGTGAATCAGATGGTACTCCGGGGTGGTTCCTGTGCGACCTTAAGGGAACATATCCGACCCACATACCGTAACTTTTTTCACCCACAAATGCGTTGGCAATTTTCCGGTTTACGCCTTGCGGAACATTGCTAA